Genomic window (Pirellulales bacterium):
CGAAGGCATGCCGTGCGGTTCGCCGACCACTTGCGAAACGTCGAGCGGCAGGTGAACGAATGCGGCCTGCGTCCTGATGCTCAATCGCTCGGTCAAGTAGCAGGTCCAATACAACGTCGCGTTGCAAAGATAGGTGCCCGCGTGATATGAAACCTGCGCGGGTATTCCCGCCTCGCGCAGCTTGACGGCCCAAGCGGGAAGCGGCAGCGGGCTGCGGTACGCGACTGGCCCATCGTCGGAGAGCGGCAAGAATTGGTCGGGCGATTGGTGGCTCGAACCGCCAATGTTGATGCCGACCGCCTCCAACTGCACGCGGCCACTGCCGGGGGCCTGACCGAGGTGGATCGCGAAGTCGTAATTCGCGGCCAGGTCCTTCGCCAACCGCTGCTTAACCGCCGCGAAATCCACCGGATAGAGCCGCGTCGTGATCGACGGCTCGCGCGGCAATGCTTGCGTGAGTTCAACCAACGTCAACCAACTCGCGTTGGTCTGCCAGCGGTCATAAGGCTCGAAGGCGGTCAGCAGGACGGTCGTCATCGGGACGATTGCGGATGGTTCCGAATTAGTCGATCATGGGTGCGCTCGAATCTACCGACTCTCGCGGCGTCTGCCTAGCGCTTCGGCGAGGAACGGTCCTGCTTTCGGCAAGCAATTTGCTGCAATTGGCGATGGCACTCCGCGAATGTGAGGTTTCGATGTCGACGCAACCAATAAAGCGCGGTGAGGTGATCGATGCAAGGCCGCTGGGCGCCGCGCTCAAAACGGCGAGGACGACCGTTCTGCTCACGACCGACGAGTTGCAAATCGTTCGAGTTGTCGTTGCCAAAGGCAAGGTCATCCCGGCTCACCTCGCGCCCGGCGATCTTGTCGTGCATTGCCTTGAAGGGCGGGCGGCCGTCACGGCACTCGGCCAAACCCGCGAACTCGCGGCCGGGCAGTTGCTTCAAATTCCCGCCGGCGAAACGCACTCGCTCGCGGGGGTCGACGACTCGTCACTCCTGCTGACGATCATCCACGCCGATCGACCGACATTCGATACGGTTGAGGAGGCGTCGGACGAATCTTTTCCAGCGAGCGATCCGCCAGCGTGGACGCCGTTGACAAGGCCATAGTTCGGCGTCAACCGCAATTGACGCGATTTGCATTTGGGAGCAGACTGATGAGCGACGTCGGGCGGATAACGGCCGACCGTGGCCCTCATACTTTTGGAGATAAAATGATGTTGCGCACCATCCTTCTGCCGGCCGTGATCGCCCTGTTCCTGACCGCTGAGGCCGGAGTTCCCGAAAAGTCGATCGCGGCCGATTCGAATCCGGGTCAATCGGAATTATCGCTCGGCGATCTCGCGCCAAAATTGGCGACTCAGGAATTCGTGAAAGGGCAGCCAGTCAAGGAATTCGCGCGGGGGAAATTCTATGTCGTCGAATTCTGGGCCACGTGGTGCGCGCCTTGCAGCGAGTCGATTCCTCATCTCACGAAGTTGCAGAAAGAGGACAAGGACGTGACGTTTATCGGCGTGAGCATCGACGACGATACGGCGGTCGTCAAACCGTTCGTCGACAAGATGGGAGACAAAA
Coding sequences:
- a CDS encoding pyroglutamyl-peptidase I produces the protein MTTVLLTAFEPYDRWQTNASWLTLVELTQALPREPSITTRLYPVDFAAVKQRLAKDLAANYDFAIHLGQAPGSGRVQLEAVGINIGGSSHQSPDQFLPLSDDGPVAYRSPLPLPAWAVKLREAGIPAQVSYHAGTYLCNATLYWTCYLTERLSIRTQAAFVHLPLDVSQVVGEPHGMPSLPTSLATKALRLILEELP
- a CDS encoding cupin domain-containing protein produces the protein MSTQPIKRGEVIDARPLGAALKTARTTVLLTTDELQIVRVVVAKGKVIPAHLAPGDLVVHCLEGRAAVTALGQTRELAAGQLLQIPAGETHSLAGVDDSSLLLTIIHADRPTFDTVEEASDESFPASDPPAWTPLTRP